In Topomyia yanbarensis strain Yona2022 chromosome 2, ASM3024719v1, whole genome shotgun sequence, one DNA window encodes the following:
- the LOC131681287 gene encoding uncharacterized protein LOC131681287, translating into MEPDWTSNETYRAIPQMEVGGPEQQTKEPTKTPIKTKYDSNNMFTQSIFDLTLITTNICQICYILKVGPTLGILYYIMLILLGVSLVMLSIHGFMGLFGRLRCKNPLSDGCFNCLYNTSLFMVVLVYLVNLLFNVLSLKEIEDKCLIIVNHMKNRTAE; encoded by the exons ATGGAACCGGACTGGACCTCCAATGAAACTTACCGTGCCATCCCCCAAATGGAAGTCGGTGGTCCTGAGCAA caaaccaaaGAGCCAACAAAAACGCCGATTAAAACCAAGTACGATTCCAACAATATGTTTACTCAAAGTATATTCGATCTTACGCTCATCACCACCAACATTTGCCAGATATGCTACATCCTGAAGGTGGGCCCAACACTTGGTATTCTATATTACATAATGCTCATTTTGCTGGGCGTTTCTCTTGTTATGCTG TCTATTCACGGTTTCATGGGCCTCTTTGGAAGGCTTCGATGCAAAAATCCGCTCTCTGATGGATGCTTCAACTGCTTGTACAATACTTCACTGTTCATGGTGGTACTCGTCTATTTAGTCAATTTATTGTTTAACGTGCTAAGCCTGAAAGAAATCGAGGACAAATGCCTAATCATCGTCAATCACATGAAAAATAGAACGGCAGAGTGA